A genomic region of Parambassis ranga chromosome 7, fParRan2.1, whole genome shotgun sequence contains the following coding sequences:
- the kif1b gene encoding kinesin-like protein KIF1B isoform X7, translated as MSGASVKVAVRVRPFNSREMSKESKCIIQMQGNTTTILNPKAPKEPAKTFSFDYSYWSHTTPEDPCFASQNRVYNDIGKEMLEHAFEGYNVCIFAYGQTGAGKSYTMMGKQEEGQEGIIPMLCEDLFEKINEDSNKEELSYSVEVSYMEIYCERVRDLLNPKNKGNLRVREHPLLGPYVEDLSKLAVTSYTDIADLMDAGNKARTVAATNMNETSSRSHAVFTIVFTQKKHDSETDLSTEKVSKISLVDLAGSERADSTGAKGTRLKEGANINKSLTTLGKVISALAEVSKKKKKSDFIPYRDSVLTWLLRENLGGNSRTAMVAALSPADINYDETLSTLRYADRAKNIKCNAVINEDPNNKLVRDLKDEVARLKELLRAQGLGDILDTPIGSLTASPSSGSLCSQGGLQSVTSIQERIMSTPGGEEAIERLKESEKIIAELNETWEEKLRKTEAIRMEREALLAEMGVAIREDGGTLGVFSPKKTPHLVNLNEDPLMSECLLYYIKDGITRVGQADAERRQDIVLSGAHIREEHCIFRSERNANGDVIVLLVPCEGSETYVNGKRVEDAIQLRSGNRIIMGKNHVFRFNHPEQARAEREKTPSAETPVEPVDWTFAQRELLEKQGIDMKQEMEKRLTEMEILYKKEKEEADQLLEQQRLVYESKLQELQKQVETRSLVAETPDEEELEEEEEEEVPWTQHEFELAQWAFRKWRYHQFTSLRDQLWGNAVYLKEANAISVELKKKVQFQFVLLTDTLYSPLPPELLFLEPEKERDVRPFPRTVVAVEVQDLKNGATHYWSLEKLKQRLDKMREMYDRAGELASNNQEDVEGTLTGNDPFYDRFHWFKLVGRAFVYLSNLLYPVPLVHRVAIVTEKGEVRGFLRVGVQAIAADEEAPDYGSGVRQSGTAKISFDDEYFKKSDFPSTVMTRSGMSLEELRIVEGQGQSSEVITPSEELNRINDMDLKLGNIAETKLSHGDGLAGQLEVGSIFTFRVTVLQASGIPPEYADIFCQFNFLHRHDEAFSTEPLKNAGKGAPLGFYHVQNISVEVTESFIEYIKTKPIVFEVFGHYQQHPLHLHGQDLISPPTPSKKYYPIPMPLSKPVPATKLNTITKSNLGQCVSKYDLLVWFEISELEPTGEYIPAVVDHSGGLPCHGTYLLHQGIQRRITVTLIHEKGSELHWKDVRELVVGRIRSKAEVDDSAADAVLSLNIISAKNIKSSHNTNRTFYRFEAVWDSSLHNSLLLNRVTPYGEKIYMTLSAYLELDHCIQPAIITKDICMVFYSRDAKISPPRSLRNLFGSGYSKTPDCNRVTGIYELSLCKMSDTGSPGMQRRRRKVLDTSVAYVRGEENLAGWRPRGDSLILEHQWELDKMEQLHEVEKTRHLLLLREKLGEAPLMGTAPTTKSLSESLSPSMSSGTLSTSTSISSQISSTTFESAITPSESSGYDSADIESLVDREKELATKCLRLLTHTYNSEYNQVVNSISDCKLSDISPMGRDPSVTSFSSATLTPSSTCPSLSDSRCGSMDQKTPENSSRASSPSCSDYENFPMVPTLETSYLARAGKNEFLNLVPDIEEMRPGSVVSKKGFLSFMEPRSNSWVKHFVVVRRPYVFIYNSDKDPVERGVLNLSTAQVEYSEDQQAMLKTPNTFAVCTKHRGILLQANNEKDMNDWLYAFNPLLAGTIRSKLARRRSGLMKN; from the exons CTATCTTAAACCCCAAAGCCCCAAAGGAACCAGCAAAGACCTTCAGTTTTGATTATTCCTACTGGTCACACACCACG CCTGAAGACCCCTGCTTTGCATCACAGAATCGTGTGTACAATGACATCGGCAAGGAAATGCTGGAGCACGCTTTTGAGGGCTATAACGTCTGCATCTTTGCTTACGGCCAGACAGGAGCTGGCAAATCCTACACTATGATGGGCAAGCAGGAGGAGGGACAGGAAGGAATCATTCCCATG CTATGTGAAGATCTGTTTGAAAAAATCAATGAGGACAGCAACAAAGAGGAGCTCTCCTATTCAGTAGAA GTGAGTTACATGGAGATATACTGTGAGCGGGTGCGAGATTTGCTCAATCCCAAGAACAAAGGGAACCTTCGAGTTCGAGAACACCCGCTGCTTGGTCCCTATGTGGAGGACCTGTCCAAGCTTGCCGTCACCTCCTACACAGACATCGCTGACCTGATGGATGCAGGAAACAAAGCCAG AACTGTGGCTGCCACCAACATGAACGAGACCAGCAGCAGATCCCATGCTGTTTTCACCATTGTCTTCACACAGAAGAAACACGACAGTGAGACGGATCTCTCCACAGAAAAG GTCAGTAAAATTAGTCTGGTAGATCTGGCAGGAAGTGAACGGGCAGATTCCACTGGTGCTAAAGGAACTAGGCTAAAG GAGGGAGCAAATATCAACAAATCTCTCACCACGTTAGGAAAAGTTATCTCTGCCTTGGCTGAAGTG agcaagaagaaaaagaagagtgaCTTCATCCCATATAGAGACTCTGTACTAACGTGGCTGCTGAGAGAAAACCTTG GTGGAAACTCGAGAACAGCTATGGTAGCAGCCCTCAGTCCTGCAGATATCAACTATGATGAAACCCTCAGCACACTACG ctaTGCTGACCGAGCCAAGAACATCAAATGTAATGCTGTCATCAACGAGGATCCCAACAACAAGTTGGTGCGTGATCTTAAGGATGAAGTGGCTCGACTAAAAGAACTGCTGCGTGCCCAGGGCCTGGGAGACATCCTGGACA CCCCTATTGGTTCCTTGAcagcctctccatcctctgGCTCACTGTGCAGCCAGGGGGGCCTGCAGTCAGTCACCAGCATCCAGGAGCGCATCATGTCCACGCCTGGAGGAGAAGAGGCCATTGAGAGACTCAAG GAATCAGAAAAGATCATTGCTGAGCTCAATGAAACCTGGGAAGAAAAACTGCGGAAGACTGAAGCAATCCGTATGGAGAG AGAGGCTTTGCTTGCAGAAATGGGTGTGGCAATCCGTGAAGATGGAGGCACTTTGGGTGTATTCTCTCCTAAAAAG ACTCCACACTTGGTTAACCTGAATGAGGATCCTCTCATGTCGGAGTGTCTGCTCTATTACATCAAAGATGGAATTACAAG GGTGGGTCAGGCAGATGCTGAAAGACGGCAGGATATCGTTTTAAGTGGGGCTCATATCAGAGAAGAACACTGCATCTTCCGCAGTGAAAGGAATGCTAACGGAGATG TCATTGTCTTGCTGGTGCCATGCGAGGGATCAGAGACCTACGTCAACGGGAAGCGCGTTGAGGATGCGATCCAGCTTCGATCAG GCAACCGTATCATTATGGGCAAAAATCACGTTTTCCGGTTCAACCACCCAGAGCAGGCCAGAGCCGAAAGGGAGAAGACCCCCTCCGCTGAAACCCCTGTGGAGCCGGTGGATTGGACATTTGCTCAGAGAGAGCTCCTGGAAAAACAGGGCATTGACATGAAACAGGAAATGGAGAAAAG GCTCACAGAGATGGAAATCCTGTACAAAAAGGAGAAGGAAGAAGCAGACCAACTTCTGGAACAACAGCGTTTG GTTTATGAGAGCAAATTGCAGGAACTCCAGAAACAGGTGGAGACTCGTTCTCTGGTAGCTGAGACCCCTGATGAAGAAGagttggaggaagaagaggaagaagaag TGCCATGGACTCAGCATGAGTTTGAGCTGGCTCAGTGGGCCTTCAGGAAGTGGAGGTACCATCAGTTCACCTCCCTCCGTGACCAGCTGTGGGGGAATGCTGTCTACCTGAAGGAAGCTAATGCTATCAGTGTGGAGCTGAAGAAAAAA GTTCAGTTCCAGTTTGTCCTGCTGACAGACACTCTGTACTCACCCCTGCCCCCTGAGCTCCTGTTTCTGGAGCCAGAGAAAGAGCGTGATGTCAGGCCTTTCCCTCGCACCGTGGTGGCTGTGGAGGTTCAGGACCTGAAGAATGGAGCTACACACTACTGGTCCCTTGAAAAACTCAA GCAGAGGTTGGACAAGATGAGAGAGATGTACGACCGAGCTGGAGAATTGGCCTCCAACAACCAGGAGGATGTTGAGGGCACTCTGACGGGAAATGACCCTTTCTATGATCGTTTCCACTGGTTTAAGCTTGTGGGCAG AGCTTTTGTGTACCTGAGCAACCTGCTGTACCCTGTGCCACTGGTTCACCGTGTTGCTATAGTAACAGAGAAGGGTGAGGTGCGCGGCTTCCTGCGTGTGGGGGTCCAGGCTATAGCTG CTGATGAGGAGGCTCCAGACTACGGGTCAGGAGTTAGACAGTCAGGAACTGCCAAGATCTCGTTTGATGATGAGTACTTCAAAAAG AGTGACTTCCCTTCCACAGTTATGACCCGCTCTGGCATGTCCCTGGAAGAGCTGCGCATAGTGGAGGGTCAGGGTCAGAGTTCAGAGGTCATCACACCCTCAGAGGAGCTCAACAGAATTAATGACATGG ACCTCAAACTGGGTAATATCGCAGAAACCAAGCTGAGTCATGGAGACGGTCTGGCAGGCCAGCTGGAGGTGGGCAGCATCTTTACCTTCCGTGTTACCGTGCTCCAGGCCAGTGGCATCCCGCCAGAGTATGCTGACATCTTCTGCCAATTCAA TTTCCTGCATCGTCATGATGAGGCTTTTTCCACCGAGCCTCTAAAGAACGCCGGCAAAGGGGCTCCTCTGGGCTTTTACCATGTCCAGAAC ATTTCAGTTGAGGTCACTGAGTCTTTTATTGAGTACATCAAGACCAAACCCAttgtgtttgaagtgtttggCCACTACCAGCAGCACCCGCTACATCTTCATGGACAGGACCTAATCAG TCCTCCAACGCCATCGAAGAAATACTATCCCATTCCCATGCCTCTGTCAAAACCAG TTCCAGCCACCAAGCTGAACACCATCACCAAGTCCAACCTGGGTCAGTGTGTCAGCAAGTACGACCTGCTGGTCTGGTTCGAGATCAGCGAGCTGGAGCCCACTGGAGA ATACATCCCAGCTGTAGTGGATCACAGTGGAGGTCTTCCCTGCCATGGAACCTACCTCCTGCACCAG GGGATCCAGCGGAGGATCACAGTGACTCTCATCCACGAGAAGGGCAGTGAGCTGCACTGGAAGGATGTACGCGAGCTGGTTGTGG GCCGCATCAGGAGCAAGGCTGAAGTGGACGATAGCGCGGCTGATGCTGTCCTGTCCCTCAATATAATTTCTGCCAAGAACATCAAATCATCCCACAACACCAACAG GACTTTCTATCGCTTTGAGGCGGTGTGGGACAGCTCCCTGCACAACTCCCTCCTGCTTAACCGAGTCACTCCTTATGGAGAGAAGATCTACATGACCCTGTCTGCATATCTGGAG TTGGACCACTGCATCCAGCCAGCCATTATTACCAAAGACATCTGTATGGTCTTCTACTCCCGAGACGCCAAGATCTCCCCTCCTCGTTCTCTCAGGAACCTCTTTGGAAGTGGATACTCCAAAACTCCTGACTG CAACCGAGTCACTGGCATCTATGAGCTGAGCTTGTGCAAGATGTCTGACACTGGAAGCCCAG GGatgcagcggaggaggaggaaggtccTGGACACATCAGTGGCTTATGTACGCGGAGAGGAGAACCTGGCTGGGTGGAGGCCCAGAGGTGACAGCCTCATCCTGGAGCACCAGTGGGAGCTAGACAAAATGGAGCAGCTGCATGAG GTGGAGAAGACTCGTCACCTTCTCCTGCTGAGGGAGAAGCTGGGAGAGGCGCCACTGATGGGAACAGCTCCCACCACCAAGTCCCTGAGCGAGTCACTATCGCCTAGCATGAGCTCAGGCACtctgtccacctccacctctatCTCCTCACAGATCTCCAGCACCACCTTTGAAAGCGCCATTACCCCCAGTGAGAGCAGCGGCTATGACTCCGCTGACATCGAGAGTCTGGTGGATCGGGAGAAGGAGCTGGCCACTAAG tGCCTGCGCCTCCTGACGCACACCTACAACAGCGAATACAACCAGGTGGTCAACAGTATCAGTGACTGCAAG CTGTCAGACATCTCACCTATGGGGCGTGATCCATCAGTGACCAGCTTCAGCAGCGCAACTCTCACCCCATCCTCCACCTGCCCCTCTCTATCTGATTCTCGCTGTGGCTCCATGGACCAGAA GACACCAGAGAACAGCTCCCGTGCCTCCAGTCCCTCCTGCTCAGACTATGAAAACTTTCCAATGGTTCCCACTCTGGAGACGTCCTACCTTGCCCGGGCTGGAAAGAACGAGTTCCTCAACTTGGTGCCTGATATTGAAGAAATGAGGCCAGG ATCTGTTGTGTCCAAGAAGGGTTTCCTAAGCTTCATGGAGCCACGCTCCAACTCGTGGGTGAAACACTTTGTGGTTGTTCGCCGGCCCTACGTCTTCATCTACAACAGTGACAAGGATCCAGTGGAGCGAGGTGTCCTCAACCTCTCCACAGCACAAGTAGAATACAGCGAAGACCAGCAGGCCATGCTAAAG ACTCCCAACACATTTGCTGTGTGCACCAAGCATCGAGGAATCCTCCTGCAGGCCAACAACGAGAAAGACATGAACGACTGGCTGTACGCGTTTAATCCACTGCTAGCAGGAACGATAag ATCTAAGCTGGCGAGGAGGCGCAGCGGCCTGATGAAGAACTGA
- the kif1b gene encoding kinesin-like protein KIF1B isoform X5 translates to MSGASVKVAVRVRPFNSREMSKESKCIIQMQGNTTTILNPKAPKEPAKTFSFDYSYWSHTTPEDPCFASQNRVYNDIGKEMLEHAFEGYNVCIFAYGQTGAGKSYTMMGKQEEGQEGIIPMLCEDLFEKINEDSNKEELSYSVEVSYMEIYCERVRDLLNPKNKGNLRVREHPLLGPYVEDLSKLAVTSYTDIADLMDAGNKARTVAATNMNETSSRSHAVFTIVFTQKKHDSETDLSTEKVSKISLVDLAGSERADSTGAKGTRLKEGANINKSLTTLGKVISALAEVSKKKKKSDFIPYRDSVLTWLLRENLGGNSRTAMVAALSPADINYDETLSTLRYADRAKNIKCNAVINEDPNNKLVRDLKDEVARLKELLRAQGLGDILDTPIGSLTASPSSGSLCSQGGLQSVTSIQERIMSTPGGEEAIERLKESEKIIAELNETWEEKLRKTEAIRMEREALLAEMGVAIREDGGTLGVFSPKKTPHLVNLNEDPLMSECLLYYIKDGITRVGQADAERRQDIVLSGAHIREEHCIFRSERNANGDVIVLLVPCEGSETYVNGKRVEDAIQLRSGNRIIMGKNHVFRFNHPEQARAEREKTPSAETPVEPVDWTFAQRELLEKQGIDMKQEMEKRLTEMEILYKKEKEEADQLLEQQRLVYESKLQELQKQVETRSLVAETPDEEELEEEEEEEVPWTQHEFELAQWAFRKWRYHQFTSLRDQLWGNAVYLKEANAISVELKKKVQFQFVLLTDTLYSPLPPELLFLEPEKERDVRPFPRTVVAVEVQDLKNGATHYWSLEKLKQRLDKMREMYDRAGELASNNQEDVEGTLTGNDPFYDRFHWFKLVGSSPIFHGCVNEHLAERTPSPTFSTTDSEITELADERQSEMSDLIDDEAFVDDTSSDAGTEEGSDIFSDGQDPFYDRSPWFILVGRAFVYLSNLLYPVPLVHRVAIVTEKGEVRGFLRVGVQAIAADEEAPDYGSGVRQSGTAKISFDDEYFKKSDFPSTVMTRSGMSLEELRIVEGQGQSSEVITPSEELNRINDMDLKLGNIAETKLSHGDGLAGQLEVGSIFTFRVTVLQASGIPPEYADIFCQFNFLHRHDEAFSTEPLKNAGKGAPLGFYHVQNISVEVTESFIEYIKTKPIVFEVFGHYQQHPLHLHGQDLISPPTPSKKYYPIPMPLSKPVPATKLNTITKSNLGQCVSKYDLLVWFEISELEPTGEYIPAVVDHSGGLPCHGTYLLHQGIQRRITVTLIHEKGSELHWKDVRELVVGRIRSKAEVDDSAADAVLSLNIISAKNIKSSHNTNRTFYRFEAVWDSSLHNSLLLNRVTPYGEKIYMTLSAYLELDHCIQPAIITKDICMVFYSRDAKISPPRSLRNLFGSGYSKTPDCNRVTGIYELSLCKMSDTGSPGMQRRRRKVLDTSVAYVRGEENLAGWRPRGDSLILEHQWELDKMEQLHEVEKTRHLLLLREKLGEAPLMGTAPTTKSLSESLSPSMSSGTLSTSTSISSQISSTTFESAITPSESSGYDSADIESLVDREKELATKCLRLLTHTYNSEYNQVVNSISDCKLSDISPMGRDPSVTSFSSATLTPSSTCPSLSDSRCGSMDQKTPENSSRASSPSCSDYENFPMVPTLETSYLARAGKNEFLNLVPDIEEMRPGSVVSKKGFLSFMEPRSNSWVKHFVVVRRPYVFIYNSDKDPVERGVLNLSTAQVEYSEDQQAMLKTPNTFAVCTKHRGILLQANNEKDMNDWLYAFNPLLAGTIRSKLARRRSGLMKN, encoded by the exons CTATCTTAAACCCCAAAGCCCCAAAGGAACCAGCAAAGACCTTCAGTTTTGATTATTCCTACTGGTCACACACCACG CCTGAAGACCCCTGCTTTGCATCACAGAATCGTGTGTACAATGACATCGGCAAGGAAATGCTGGAGCACGCTTTTGAGGGCTATAACGTCTGCATCTTTGCTTACGGCCAGACAGGAGCTGGCAAATCCTACACTATGATGGGCAAGCAGGAGGAGGGACAGGAAGGAATCATTCCCATG CTATGTGAAGATCTGTTTGAAAAAATCAATGAGGACAGCAACAAAGAGGAGCTCTCCTATTCAGTAGAA GTGAGTTACATGGAGATATACTGTGAGCGGGTGCGAGATTTGCTCAATCCCAAGAACAAAGGGAACCTTCGAGTTCGAGAACACCCGCTGCTTGGTCCCTATGTGGAGGACCTGTCCAAGCTTGCCGTCACCTCCTACACAGACATCGCTGACCTGATGGATGCAGGAAACAAAGCCAG AACTGTGGCTGCCACCAACATGAACGAGACCAGCAGCAGATCCCATGCTGTTTTCACCATTGTCTTCACACAGAAGAAACACGACAGTGAGACGGATCTCTCCACAGAAAAG GTCAGTAAAATTAGTCTGGTAGATCTGGCAGGAAGTGAACGGGCAGATTCCACTGGTGCTAAAGGAACTAGGCTAAAG GAGGGAGCAAATATCAACAAATCTCTCACCACGTTAGGAAAAGTTATCTCTGCCTTGGCTGAAGTG agcaagaagaaaaagaagagtgaCTTCATCCCATATAGAGACTCTGTACTAACGTGGCTGCTGAGAGAAAACCTTG GTGGAAACTCGAGAACAGCTATGGTAGCAGCCCTCAGTCCTGCAGATATCAACTATGATGAAACCCTCAGCACACTACG ctaTGCTGACCGAGCCAAGAACATCAAATGTAATGCTGTCATCAACGAGGATCCCAACAACAAGTTGGTGCGTGATCTTAAGGATGAAGTGGCTCGACTAAAAGAACTGCTGCGTGCCCAGGGCCTGGGAGACATCCTGGACA CCCCTATTGGTTCCTTGAcagcctctccatcctctgGCTCACTGTGCAGCCAGGGGGGCCTGCAGTCAGTCACCAGCATCCAGGAGCGCATCATGTCCACGCCTGGAGGAGAAGAGGCCATTGAGAGACTCAAG GAATCAGAAAAGATCATTGCTGAGCTCAATGAAACCTGGGAAGAAAAACTGCGGAAGACTGAAGCAATCCGTATGGAGAG AGAGGCTTTGCTTGCAGAAATGGGTGTGGCAATCCGTGAAGATGGAGGCACTTTGGGTGTATTCTCTCCTAAAAAG ACTCCACACTTGGTTAACCTGAATGAGGATCCTCTCATGTCGGAGTGTCTGCTCTATTACATCAAAGATGGAATTACAAG GGTGGGTCAGGCAGATGCTGAAAGACGGCAGGATATCGTTTTAAGTGGGGCTCATATCAGAGAAGAACACTGCATCTTCCGCAGTGAAAGGAATGCTAACGGAGATG TCATTGTCTTGCTGGTGCCATGCGAGGGATCAGAGACCTACGTCAACGGGAAGCGCGTTGAGGATGCGATCCAGCTTCGATCAG GCAACCGTATCATTATGGGCAAAAATCACGTTTTCCGGTTCAACCACCCAGAGCAGGCCAGAGCCGAAAGGGAGAAGACCCCCTCCGCTGAAACCCCTGTGGAGCCGGTGGATTGGACATTTGCTCAGAGAGAGCTCCTGGAAAAACAGGGCATTGACATGAAACAGGAAATGGAGAAAAG GCTCACAGAGATGGAAATCCTGTACAAAAAGGAGAAGGAAGAAGCAGACCAACTTCTGGAACAACAGCGTTTG GTTTATGAGAGCAAATTGCAGGAACTCCAGAAACAGGTGGAGACTCGTTCTCTGGTAGCTGAGACCCCTGATGAAGAAGagttggaggaagaagaggaagaagaag TGCCATGGACTCAGCATGAGTTTGAGCTGGCTCAGTGGGCCTTCAGGAAGTGGAGGTACCATCAGTTCACCTCCCTCCGTGACCAGCTGTGGGGGAATGCTGTCTACCTGAAGGAAGCTAATGCTATCAGTGTGGAGCTGAAGAAAAAA GTTCAGTTCCAGTTTGTCCTGCTGACAGACACTCTGTACTCACCCCTGCCCCCTGAGCTCCTGTTTCTGGAGCCAGAGAAAGAGCGTGATGTCAGGCCTTTCCCTCGCACCGTGGTGGCTGTGGAGGTTCAGGACCTGAAGAATGGAGCTACACACTACTGGTCCCTTGAAAAACTCAA GCAGAGGTTGGACAAGATGAGAGAGATGTACGACCGAGCTGGAGAATTGGCCTCCAACAACCAGGAGGATGTTGAGGGCACTCTGACGGGAAATGACCCTTTCTATGATCGTTTCCACTGGTTTAAGCTTGTGGGCAG CTCCCCCATCTTCCACGGCTGTGTTAATGAGCACCTGGCCGAACGCACACCATCACCTACCTTCTCTACTACGGACTCTGAGATCACTGAGCTGGCAGACGAGCGCCAGAGCGAGATGTCTGACCTAATCGACGATGAAGCATTTGTGGACGACACCAGCTCAGACGCTGGCACTGAGGAGGGTTCGGACATCTTCAGTGATGGCCAGGACCCCTTCTATGACCGCTCCCCCTGGTTCATCCTGGTGGGAAG AGCTTTTGTGTACCTGAGCAACCTGCTGTACCCTGTGCCACTGGTTCACCGTGTTGCTATAGTAACAGAGAAGGGTGAGGTGCGCGGCTTCCTGCGTGTGGGGGTCCAGGCTATAGCTG CTGATGAGGAGGCTCCAGACTACGGGTCAGGAGTTAGACAGTCAGGAACTGCCAAGATCTCGTTTGATGATGAGTACTTCAAAAAG AGTGACTTCCCTTCCACAGTTATGACCCGCTCTGGCATGTCCCTGGAAGAGCTGCGCATAGTGGAGGGTCAGGGTCAGAGTTCAGAGGTCATCACACCCTCAGAGGAGCTCAACAGAATTAATGACATGG ACCTCAAACTGGGTAATATCGCAGAAACCAAGCTGAGTCATGGAGACGGTCTGGCAGGCCAGCTGGAGGTGGGCAGCATCTTTACCTTCCGTGTTACCGTGCTCCAGGCCAGTGGCATCCCGCCAGAGTATGCTGACATCTTCTGCCAATTCAA TTTCCTGCATCGTCATGATGAGGCTTTTTCCACCGAGCCTCTAAAGAACGCCGGCAAAGGGGCTCCTCTGGGCTTTTACCATGTCCAGAAC ATTTCAGTTGAGGTCACTGAGTCTTTTATTGAGTACATCAAGACCAAACCCAttgtgtttgaagtgtttggCCACTACCAGCAGCACCCGCTACATCTTCATGGACAGGACCTAATCAG TCCTCCAACGCCATCGAAGAAATACTATCCCATTCCCATGCCTCTGTCAAAACCAG TTCCAGCCACCAAGCTGAACACCATCACCAAGTCCAACCTGGGTCAGTGTGTCAGCAAGTACGACCTGCTGGTCTGGTTCGAGATCAGCGAGCTGGAGCCCACTGGAGA ATACATCCCAGCTGTAGTGGATCACAGTGGAGGTCTTCCCTGCCATGGAACCTACCTCCTGCACCAG GGGATCCAGCGGAGGATCACAGTGACTCTCATCCACGAGAAGGGCAGTGAGCTGCACTGGAAGGATGTACGCGAGCTGGTTGTGG GCCGCATCAGGAGCAAGGCTGAAGTGGACGATAGCGCGGCTGATGCTGTCCTGTCCCTCAATATAATTTCTGCCAAGAACATCAAATCATCCCACAACACCAACAG GACTTTCTATCGCTTTGAGGCGGTGTGGGACAGCTCCCTGCACAACTCCCTCCTGCTTAACCGAGTCACTCCTTATGGAGAGAAGATCTACATGACCCTGTCTGCATATCTGGAG TTGGACCACTGCATCCAGCCAGCCATTATTACCAAAGACATCTGTATGGTCTTCTACTCCCGAGACGCCAAGATCTCCCCTCCTCGTTCTCTCAGGAACCTCTTTGGAAGTGGATACTCCAAAACTCCTGACTG CAACCGAGTCACTGGCATCTATGAGCTGAGCTTGTGCAAGATGTCTGACACTGGAAGCCCAG GGatgcagcggaggaggaggaaggtccTGGACACATCAGTGGCTTATGTACGCGGAGAGGAGAACCTGGCTGGGTGGAGGCCCAGAGGTGACAGCCTCATCCTGGAGCACCAGTGGGAGCTAGACAAAATGGAGCAGCTGCATGAG GTGGAGAAGACTCGTCACCTTCTCCTGCTGAGGGAGAAGCTGGGAGAGGCGCCACTGATGGGAACAGCTCCCACCACCAAGTCCCTGAGCGAGTCACTATCGCCTAGCATGAGCTCAGGCACtctgtccacctccacctctatCTCCTCACAGATCTCCAGCACCACCTTTGAAAGCGCCATTACCCCCAGTGAGAGCAGCGGCTATGACTCCGCTGACATCGAGAGTCTGGTGGATCGGGAGAAGGAGCTGGCCACTAAG tGCCTGCGCCTCCTGACGCACACCTACAACAGCGAATACAACCAGGTGGTCAACAGTATCAGTGACTGCAAG CTGTCAGACATCTCACCTATGGGGCGTGATCCATCAGTGACCAGCTTCAGCAGCGCAACTCTCACCCCATCCTCCACCTGCCCCTCTCTATCTGATTCTCGCTGTGGCTCCATGGACCAGAA GACACCAGAGAACAGCTCCCGTGCCTCCAGTCCCTCCTGCTCAGACTATGAAAACTTTCCAATGGTTCCCACTCTGGAGACGTCCTACCTTGCCCGGGCTGGAAAGAACGAGTTCCTCAACTTGGTGCCTGATATTGAAGAAATGAGGCCAGG ATCTGTTGTGTCCAAGAAGGGTTTCCTAAGCTTCATGGAGCCACGCTCCAACTCGTGGGTGAAACACTTTGTGGTTGTTCGCCGGCCCTACGTCTTCATCTACAACAGTGACAAGGATCCAGTGGAGCGAGGTGTCCTCAACCTCTCCACAGCACAAGTAGAATACAGCGAAGACCAGCAGGCCATGCTAAAG ACTCCCAACACATTTGCTGTGTGCACCAAGCATCGAGGAATCCTCCTGCAGGCCAACAACGAGAAAGACATGAACGACTGGCTGTACGCGTTTAATCCACTGCTAGCAGGAACGATAag ATCTAAGCTGGCGAGGAGGCGCAGCGGCCTGATGAAGAACTGA